One window of Akkermansia biwaensis genomic DNA carries:
- the gcvH gene encoding glycine cleavage system protein GcvH: MHDVPENLLYSKDHEWIEIDGDIGTIGISDHAQAELSDVVFVDLPEVGATVAAGDPVAVVESVKAASDVYTPVSGEILEINEELSNDPSLINSDPYGAGWLYKIRLDVPTETEDMMNATDYEEYCS; this comes from the coding sequence ATGCACGACGTACCAGAAAATCTGCTGTATTCCAAAGATCATGAATGGATCGAAATTGACGGAGACATCGGCACCATCGGTATTTCCGACCATGCCCAGGCGGAGCTCTCCGATGTAGTCTTTGTAGACCTCCCCGAAGTAGGAGCCACGGTCGCCGCCGGGGACCCCGTGGCCGTCGTTGAATCCGTCAAGGCCGCCAGCGACGTGTACACTCCCGTCTCCGGTGAAATCCTGGAAATCAATGAGGAACTTTCCAATGATCCCTCCCTCATCAACTCCGATCCCTACGGCGCGGGCTGGCTCTACAAGATCCGCCTGGACGTTCCCACGGAAACGGAAGACATGATGAACGCAACCGACTACGAGGAATACTGCTCCTGA